agctgtaaaatcaatatcGTTATATAAAAGCTGAATTTGAAATGTTCATgattgtaattttgaacaaaacatgCAGGTCTTTTACAGCTTTAAAATTTCGTACACGTAATTACTGCCAGTAAGGCAACTTGCAAATTATATAATAACCTTGACTTCTGTTACAATAAactaaaatgtttacaatgtttacGCCAAAACAAGATAAATAAATCGTACCGCCCTCAAAAATATTCAGCCTAAAGTAATTGCTTAATTGATATagatattacataattaaaatatcaGTTAGTAATAAATGACTATTCTTTTAAGTTTACAGTAAAACATGTTATTGCATTGTACGATAAATATGTTGTCCACTAAAATTCTTCTTATTTTAGAAGTCGGTATCTGTTTTGCGGCTTCGGGTACCGAACGGCGGATTGATGACCTGGAATTACGATTAGATAATGCgcttaataaaacagaaaaagacatttcGGCGTTAAAAGCTACAATTACAGGAATGAACATATCTGACTTTCAGAATTGTAAAGACGGCATGGATGAAGTACTAAACGACACTGAAGGAAAAATGGATACGAAAGATTTGACGTTGTTAAGAGATAAAGAAGGAAAAGAAAGCTTAAcaatgaaagaaaacataaaacgGGTGTATGCGCACGTTGAGAAAAACTCGGTGGCATTAATGAATGAGTTTCAAAAGACACTGACTGTTCTGATGAAACAACATAGGAATATAAACCAAAAGATAaagtcaaatacaaataatataagaAAACTAGAACAAAAGATGTCCGAGAAAGACAACAAAAGTGGTCAGCTAGATATTGCGAAGTTGGAAGACAAACTGTCTGTTCTCGACGATAActtctatgatttgaaaaacaatCTTGAAAAATATAATTCAGACTTTTACTACTTCGAGCGACGATTGTCGAAGTTAGACAAAAAAGATTACGACATTGATGAAAGCATTAAAAAGACTTTTCACAGTGTTGCAAGTATAGACCACAGCCTTGTTGAAATGGACCAGCGCTATCAAGAATTTGccaaagatttaaaagatttcaaGACTGAGATAAGAAATAAAATCGAGGAAATTAAAACAGAACTTAGCATATCCACAAAAGTCGAACAACCCGTAACGAAAACTTGTCCGCCTGATTGGGTCCAACATGGAAATATATGCTATCTATATAACAAAGAAACGGGTGAAGATTGGGAAACAGCCTTGCGCATGTGTAAAAATATTGGCGCGAAACTAGCAGAGCCAGATACAAAAGAAGAAATGATTTTTCTACGCAGATTTGTTCACGGTTGGATTGGAGCTACAGATGTAGATAATGAAGGAGTTTTTATCTGGGAAAGTTCAAAGGAGGCTGTAAAATCTTTCCCATGGTGGCCGGGAATGCCGGACGACCACGGCGGGGACCAGGACTGTGCCAGCATTTGGGGAACCATGATCAATGATGAAGATTGTTCCAAAAGATACCGTTATGTGTGCGAAAAAGAACTTCAGTGAAAAAAAGCATGCTGAATGAAGAAACTTCTGTTCGcgttatatttataatatttttatgttgtgACAAAGTAGTAGTGTATTACATCTTAAGGTCGtcctgcacgtttggatcgaaattttttctacattgtataattcggatttttcaaaacttatatataacataatatacctagaaaattcagcaaaaaaaggATATAGTCGTGTGCTTGAtctttttgctagactgatttgaaaaatgtggacctcacgcatttattttcataatgttggtctatgggaaaatcataaatcataattttcataacattttcgcgaatagaatttttctacagtgtagattttgatgaaacatctcacagttgtatataaacatatgacctataatgtggtgGTATAAattatataggtccgtgtgcttatttttgagatatttgaccatgattaaagtgaatcgaatatttcacactaattttcagacattattttgaatgatttaacttgtcatatgttttaatgtcaCATGTTGACTACAGAAATATACTTAGTAGTAATATATtctaataaatttactcacaggttgtcattcattcataaaa
The sequence above is a segment of the Mercenaria mercenaria strain notata chromosome 3, MADL_Memer_1, whole genome shotgun sequence genome. Coding sequences within it:
- the LOC123525063 gene encoding low affinity immunoglobulin epsilon Fc receptor-like: MRLYIQEFAEEVGICFAASGTERRIDDLELRLDNALNKTEKDISALKATITGMNISDFQNCKDGMDEVLNDTEGKMDTKDLTLLRDKEGKESLTMKENIKRVYAHVEKNSVALMNEFQKTLTVLMKQHRNINQKIKSNTNNIRKLEQKMSEKDNKSGQLDIAKLEDKLSVLDDNFYDLKNNLEKYNSDFYYFERRLSKLDKKDYDIDESIKKTFHSVASIDHSLVEMDQRYQEFAKDLKDFKTEIRNKIEEIKTELSISTKVEQPVTKTCPPDWVQHGNICYLYNKETGEDWETALRMCKNIGAKLAEPDTKEEMIFLRRFVHGWIGATDVDNEGVFIWESSKEAVKSFPWWPGMPDDHGGDQDCASIWGTMINDEDCSKRYRYVCEKELQ